The sequence below is a genomic window from Cataglyphis hispanica isolate Lineage 1 chromosome 13, ULB_Chis1_1.0, whole genome shotgun sequence.
atttctttttatgtatctCGTTGTTGCATCACGCAAGAATTATGTTGCTCGGCAGCGCGGATACTCAGTTAATTACCACGTGAGATAAAATCACTCGCAAATATGATTTCTGCCATTAGAATGCCCATTGTTATCTTGCATTGTCTATCAAAAAAGGATATTGTCCTTCCTCTGCTCATTTTCACAATAGTTGATATTagttcatataataatattattatttataattatgtagtgatatatatatataatttataaatatatagttaatattaaatagagtaGAACTAAATGAGTGTTAATTTGATCGAgtcatgaaataaatttaattaagttttacgTCTCTTCATGATACGTTGCggtgttttttatatagagatacatatacatattcccGTGATCTTCCAATCGCGTGACTTCACGTTCCCCTGTATTTAATCGCTGCATACCGTTATATCCGAGCATTCTAAGCCACAAACTGACGAATGTGTTATGATTTCCAGCGTCTCCTTCCTCGATGTGCAGCACCAGCTGTTCTTCCGTAACCATGTTGCTATCTTGCAAAGGCGAGCGGAACTGTGGCACGAATAGTGGCCAAagcctttctctctcgatatgttttataattagctCGAGCGAGGCGCGAGATAGTTGCGCAATTTCTTTCACGAAAAATCGTCAGACTGTCAGCTGATCATAGCGACGTAGTCGCAATGTTCCCAGTGAACGTTAGTATTTCACAGATTACACCGCTCGGCTGCGATCGATGCGGCAtggaatatatcaataaacttTTTCATCGCGTTAGCACGAGAACAGCTTCGCCTACGCAGACGGTATTTTGTCGCGCACACTTTCGAAGGCATTTTCTATCAAAATCTCACAATTGATGTGATTATTTGTCATTATCTTTGCATCAAAAGGCATCGAAGAAAGTTACTTCTGTATACCCGATGAAAAATTTGCGCTgtgtattgttataaaattctcaCAAGGATTCCCGTCGGCTGAATATTCGAAGCAAACACCTCATTTAAAATGTCATGAGAAAGGAGATAAGAAAAGAGTGTTTCCGTGAAACATTTTAacatgtttacatttttattttcagagcGGCAACGACGTCTCAAAGACAGCGGAGCATGAGGTCAAGGTCCGTTTCGCCCGTGAATTTGCCGATGTAATATCGGTCGCGGAAAACATCTGCTCGGCTCCGGAGAGTCTCTCGTCAGCCAGCAGTTTCCACAGCCTTAGCAGCACTCTAAGCACGAAAAGCAGCAGTGGTATATGTCCCGATTCGACGCTCGAAAGTTCAGACGACATCGCGGACACGTCTTACGCCAATCCCAATATACCTGGCTTGGAGGATTTGATAGCTGCGTACGCCGACATTCATCTGGAAAGTGAGCGTGACGCGACCCAAGATCTCAGTCAGGATCAGACTTTTGCATCGGCCACAGATGAGACGCCGTTTCATGCAAGCGATTGTTCCCTTAACGAGGATCTGCCGAATAACGCTGGTGATGAGACGCAAGTAATCGAGACGGATACTGTATTACATGAGACAACGTATGTATCGTTGAATCAACCGAATACTTTTGAGCTGTCTAAGAGCACGCTTCCTATTCAAGATTCGCAATTTGTGGCTTCGTACCCGGTGAATAAACATGCATCGCAAATAGAAGAATTGATCGATAAACATATTCTATCACAAGACAGCGATAATATCGTTAATAATTCTGCGACATGTGGCATCGCAAGTAATATTGTAAAGGATTCATCCCCAACGAATAATGCGGATGATAATCTGAACGTAACAACTACCTACATTTCATATGACGATTTAATTCCCAACGTTAGTAAATTCGATGAAGAACAAATCGTAGAAAACAATAGCAATTTCGAAACATTAGAAAATCCAAAATTGTGTCTTGTCAAAGTTTCTGTTCCGTCCTCGTTAGCACAATATACGGAGGGCCCTTCGTCATCCAGTATACCCAATATATCGTTATCGTTAGAagatatcgataataaatcaaatggaaataatgtacatgatttatcagaatttaaagaagaaaCTTCATTAACAGTGTTATCACCTTCTAATGATACCCATAAAAAATCATGTGTGTTATCccaaataagtataaatagtCCTGTCGTTCAACCAGAAAATAAAGTTACCAAGGAACAAGACTTATTACGATTGGATAATTGTGTTGTGTCAGATAACCAAGAAGACAATACACAACAATTAAACAAGACCAGTATTATAGAGCCAAAAATATTGGAAGTTAAAGAAAACTTGCAAACGAATGTCGATAGAGaagatttagaaataataaataatgtggtATTGAATAAAACTCAGAGTTTTTCacctgaaaaagaaataaataatcagaCTCATGTTATAGAAAAACAGTGTAATCTATTAGaaactataattatagaaaaagaagaaaatatcgtGAATAGTACAGTTTCGACGAATGCTGCTAAAGAAAAGGAGACTATCGAAGAAGATCTTGATCGTACGCTTACATTACAAGAAgtagataatataaactttcCATCAGATGAAGAACAATATCAAGAATTTCAGCCTCAACGACAAAGTACTACGTTGTTCTTAAGCAATAACCAACCAGATTTCGAAGAATTCAGATCCACGGTAGAAAAAGTTACTAATGAGTTGCTCAATCCTTCACAGGAACTCGTAGAAGAGACAGATCAGTTTATCAGTGCAACAGATGAAAGTAAGTATAGTATATTAGACATTTTTAAGACTTTCGTTCGCAAATTTGtgagatttattaattgaatgatattatttGCAGTTTTTCAAGATCCTTCGACATTTGACTTCTTGTTAGCACAAAGTAATTCTAAGCATACAGATCGTCTTAGAACAGAATCTTTGTATGTTAAATTTGACCCATTGATATCGAATACCAGCATGTTGCCTCAAGGTAATGCCCCACCAATAAATGAAGAGCAAAATGGCAAGAGCGAATCGCCTCTGCCTGATATTGGTACACCAAAACGTAATCCTGCCATAGCAGCTATAGATAGGCTGCTTTTTTTTAGTCCTCTTCCTAGCGGAACGGTGCAAAAGTTAGAGGAAgctcaagaaaaaaatgtaaataaatatctgtgtatatttatataatcattatgttataaattcaatattcatatcaaaatttcaatatcgtaattttttcaGGAGCAACCTATAGAAGAGCCTAAATCCGATGCACCGCTCATTGCAGATCATATAGACATGAGTAAAGAACTTGAAGTTGTAAGAACGACGGTATTACAATTAGAAGAAGAActagaaaaacagaaaaaggaGCATGAAGCAGAATTGGAAAGACAGAAAACAGCTTTtcaggaaaaaattaataaaatgcaggCACAAATGgcacaagaaataaaaaccaAAACTCAAATGACGTAAgtcatttattcaaatatattattattaaaatatatatttattaaaatatatgtttattatataaataaataaataaaacttatatagtCTTGTAAATCGTgaataaaatatggaaataatcaatttttaggGTTGTTGTGGAAGAATATGAGAAATCGATTAGTAGATTACTCACAGAACGGGAAAGGGATCGTACAAACTTCGAACAAGAAAAGGCAAAATTGCTAGAAGAGTTGCAAGCTGCAAATCACCACCTAACTAATACGGAAGCAGCATTTAACGATGTacatcaaaaatatgaaagactCAAAGGAGTTGTGTCagtgtacaaaaataatgaaactgTATTAAAAGAAAGTATTCAGGAAAATGTAGATACTATAAAGACATTGGAAACGCGATATGATCAATTAAAGGAGCATGCAATGAATCAATTGGAAAagtaatatacatgtacattatCTCTTATGAGACAGATAGACACATTCTGatacatataacttttttttagagCTAATTTGGAGTTGGACGGAATACGAAAGCAAAACGAGGCGGAAACAGTGAAACTGCATGCAATGATAAGGAAAGCAGAACTTAAGAGTAATTCGCTCGCTGAGCTTGTAGAGCAGAAAACTAAAGAGAACAAAGAACTGGCGAAAATCCTGGACGAGGTTATCGCTAGGGTTGGGCACGGAAACTCGGaatgaaaataagaataaggACTAATCGCGCCACATCGCGTTTGTGATGCGGTtagtctttatttttttatcgtcctCTTTCACACTGTCTTAAATGCAaacatattttagatatatgacggacatatgtatacatgcgTTAATTCGATAAAGTGTAGATTGCGTTTTACTTCACAGGAAAGCgccttttattaattatttatataagttgtGAAAGATAACTATTTTAAAGCTAATAAAACACTatgcttatttaaaaaaaaaagaaaaatttatatatatgtataagattaaaaaatattttaatacccTGCAAATAGGGGTGTAACAACATACAATCCCACttttaaatgttacattattattattataacacgTCTTGTTTTttcatgttatttaaattttataaaagtcagTGTGTATAAACATACATCGCGGATAAAGATATAAGCACTCATATTggtcattttaataatgtcctgttcattaaaaaatgtttgtataacTTTTTCCAATTTGACTAATTGTACCAACGAGTACTGTCAATCCATTGGTCTAGTATCGATAAGAAATAGTACATGATGCTTGGCCAATTTCAACATGCGATCAGTTGTACTACCAGGTTTTCGCGGAATATTCCTATTTTCGAGATCTggcatgaatttttttattatgcgtgCTAAACTCGCGgcatattgtttaaattttggaTGATTCATGCCAATACCTTTGCATCGTAAGGCCTCTGCAACTGCCCAAAGTAATTTCTGAAAACAAAtaaggatatatgtatatgcgtgtgtacatatatgtgtatatatagccagaaagaattattacattaaaatgcccgcgcacacacacacacacacacacacacaaaaattattgagatagAAAAAATGATGTATACCTTTCTGTGTGAGTCACTAAGTTCATTCCTCTCTTGATTAaaagatgtattattttttgaaagaacatTGCTCGACGAGTGTCTGTCCCATGTAACTTTCgaggtattttttatttcatgcatGCAGTCGAAAGATAAGCTTTTAGCCCATTTTAATCGTGGTCCTTGCAATTCCTCCtcacattttcttttcctGCTTTCTTCTTTCAATGATGCTTGTTTCAAATTCTCAGTTTCATCCTTTCTTGGTGTCGCAAATAAAACACGTTTGATTTTTTGAGaatctgaattatttatagttaatttACTAGGTCCGGCATGATCTGATGGAGGGCTTTGAAACAGTGCACGTTTCGAGGTCTCTAATTTGGTTTTATATGGACTTGGTCCATCCAACATTAATCTCCGAACTGCTTTCTTCTTTGTCGAACTTCTCGGACTTTTGCCTCGAGGACTCTTACCTCTTGGACTTTTCCCTTTCTTATGTGTAGGTTtcctatatttcaaaaaaataaattaattttttcaaaaattattattttcttttaaatattatattatataacatataacacATACTTTATTTGTACCATTAACTGCTTTTTGTCAGTGAGTCCTAATCCTTGCAAGTTAGTTTTACAAAAAGTCCTACGTCTTCTGGCTAAATGTGACAACTTCTTCTCTGGACTTTGACCGTTTGCGCGTTTTGCTAATAAAGCTCGCTTTCTTGCACTTCCTGGTGCTTTTTTCGAAAACCATATATTACAAGTTGACTGTGTTTCAGCTCCTATATACCTCTCGCATAATTTAACCGTTAAATTTTCGAATTCTTCTACActtctatttctattataactaaaatttaaaaaatgatattaagaaTAGATTTGTATAtactttatcataaattaaatgcaCATCAACTTACTGTATGCCATGGAACTTGTGAGAATATGCCTGAGGCCACATTAAAGTCATAATCTCCTTTTCactaattgtattataaaggAGAGATTGTTCGTGAGATACATTTGAGTTATCTATGATTGGTGGAACTCTCACTGTTTCTTTAATCGCATTAACTGGATTTTTTATTCCCATAGGAATACTATactgcatatttaaattactattatcACCATTAGTATTGTTTGTACCTAATTCTATACTTTCTGCATAATTAACTGGTACATTGCAAATATCAAAAGCATTTGACAAATTTCTTGGAGTACCTTTTGTACattgataagaaatattcctaatttctttctctgcaGTTATCTGCTTTTGAGATTTTGGGCTTTCTGCAACCTCCAAACTTTCATTTGATAATGGATTTTCAATCCAGAAAAATTGATggttttcataaatattttgtaaaaagtcAGAACAATCTTTCTGACATATTGTATGCCTTGGTGGAGGTGGCACACCTCTCAAAAATTTGTGAATTCTGGCTAGCAAGTTATTATCTGACTTTGTAACTAACTCTATTTGAGAAGGCTTTTGAGGGCTAATCGCTACCAATGTACTATCATTGAGTAATgtattaacattttcattatccACTTTTCTTTCAGTATCACTATCAAACATCTCTGGACTCGAGATATTTGGCAATGTCTCTGTGATGATTTGTAAACAATCATATTGATTGGCAACACAACAATCCATAGAGCTCTCTGAAAACCCAGAAAATCATTATTGAAGattgtgataaatttaataatgtacaatatataatatacaatatttaataatatacaatttataatatcagagattagaaaagaaaaaaatgttcgtGAATCGCGCTTGCACTTTATTGACAACACatgtactatattattatttattactatactgtttattgtaattcaattatatcacTTTACAGATAATGTTTCGTTAATGaaggtattaaaataattataaaaaacacgTTTATCTCCAGTCGCGAGAATTTAAACATCTCGCAGAGCGTGAGcgcatatataacatatgtaagAACCGAGTGCGCGCAACACTTACCCTCAGGTATTTACGACAGTCTTATCAAGGAATCACgttttttccctctcttttaTAGACTTCTTGCTTTTTTATAGCACAAACAATATCGCACACTAGCTGTGGgacaaattcatttatttttcgaatgtCTGCGAGAGTCTCACGATAACCGTATTTTCGTGTACATCACGAAACGATACGATCAGATGGCGATGTGTCTGAAATTTTATGGTATATTTCGCCTCGAACAACGTCGCCAatcttgaagaaaaaaaattaatcaaagcgAGTATAAAGTGGGAAATTGATGACAGGCGTCATTTCAAAGTAGAGATTTTAGAACGAAGCAACGAATCTGATTGGCTATCCCATGttgttactattttttttttttgaacgaaGCATCGACAGTAATTCCACTAGATCTTTTTAATACGTTGGCATTCCTGCGTCGCGCGACTAGCGCCGATCATGTTCGCGAAAGGAACTTTGCCCTTTGTACAAATGGCGACTTACGGTGAAACACGCTGTACCATATAACCCTGTAAGGATCATCCGGCCCGTTTTCCTCGTCGTGGAAATAAAAAGTTGAGACTTCTGGCTCGGCTGATAACCGGTTAAACTGATTGGATCGAAAGGAACGCGATCACGTCGAGCGCGCGACAAATCGAGCGATAAATCGTACTAATAAATACGTATAAATAATGGGTAACGTGATGGCCGCATCCGCACGTCTTCCACCTCCGCCGCCTTACAATCCGCCACCGGGTCCCGGACTGACACCGAATTTAGGGAAACAGGACCCGTCCACGGACGTGTACGCGCCTGCCGAGACGCCTACTCAGATCGAGAATCCTGGTACCATCGAGGACCTACACAAAAAGTGTAAAGGTACTTCATCAAAGCACGAGTCATGGTCCTCGAGCGCTTCTCATTTTCTCTTCGGGTAGACTCCCGTGTTTTCTGATTTTATCACAGAAAACTTTTCGGAATTTATTCCGAAACTgtctaaattatttctttacgaATGACTaacataaaattcttaattggATAGCTTTCTACATTGTCCACCTCTGTATTagaatacaaaagaaaaatataattggatattttcatattagtTATGTTCTCTTTGATTTCTTATTGTTTAACTCTTCTTTTGTACTGATGTTTCAGTACATATTTGTGTGATCATAtaacaagtaaaataaaaaattgaaataatttaaaagaaatgacaaacagaataaaaaaataactaagaACATAGAAGCTCGATATATATgatcgattatataatatgatacaaGTCTATTATTCTGATATATgttagaaaatgaaatttttttaaaattagtttgttatattgttattgtatTATCTGATCAACTTACTTTGCTATTTTGTTATACTATgatttatgtgtatgtataattaacaattgactacatttatatatttattttatagatatatttcctataaattTTGAGGGTGCAAAATTGGTTGTCAATAAAGGATTGAGCAACCATTTCCATATTTCACATACCATTAATATGAGTTCTGTGATACAGTCTGGTTACAGGTAAATCAacatggatatatatattttgttttgataatttttatttattttacaacatataaatttatcatgtcatttaattaattttttagatttggtGCAACTTATGTTGGTACAAAACAAATTTCACCTACAGAGGCATATCCTGTATTGTTGGGCGACATTGATCCAAGTGGAAATCTTAATGCCAATATCCTTCATCAGCTTAGTTCAAAACTCAAAGGAAAATTGGCAGCACAAGTGCAGAGAAATAAATTCACCGCTATACAAATGACAGCTGATTATCGAGGTGATGCATATACCTGCTCGTTAACATTAGGCAATCCAGACATCCTTAATTGTTCTGGTAAgtttataacttaaaaaatattgttgaatatatacaactctatatctctatattaaatattatcaatttattttcaggTGTACTTGTTTTACATTACTTACAAAGCTTAACTCCGTCACTCGCATTGGGTGGTGAGCTTGCATATCAACGTGGACCTGGTTTGCCAGGTGGACAAATCGCATTATTGTCCGCTGCAGGAAGATATACGCTCGGTGACTCCACATTTAGTGGCAGCATTAGTAAGTGATGTtctgattttctcaataatatatttccaatgtaatttctctacattttataaataattatctcctCAGGTCCATCCGCTTGCCATCTCTGTTTCCACCAACGTGCTAGTCAACAATTACAAGTAGGCGTGGAATTGGAAATCAATGCGCGCATGCAGGAATCGACGGCAACAATCGCTTATCAAGTCGATTTACCTAAAGCGGATTTAGTGTTTAAAGGTATGTTTGTGCTCGAAATCAGTctgcataaaatttatcataatcttacctgattctttaatttttgtttgatttataatGTGTTATAGGTAGTGTAGATACGACTTGGACAGTAGGAGCAGTTCTAGAAAAGAGGCTACAACCGTTACCATTTTCGTTCGCACTTAGCGGTATGATCAATCACAGCAAGCAGCAGTTTAGACTGGGTTGCGGCCTAATCATCGGTTAAGAACGACGCTCTATTATACGATTTGCAAGATGCAGATCCGAAGTAAATCGGGAACTCCGCTTTTTGTGCAGTCGGACAATCGTGCAATCTTAAGATCCACGATGCTGTATCGATTCCTTTCCGATTTCAAAGAACATCTGACATGTCGTGTTTCGTTAAAACTATAACTCATGTTAAGCGATCgtgttaatttgattaaaagatCTATACGGATTTTTGGACTGAATTTCTCGTTTTAATATACTCTccatgttctttttttttatttttatctacaacAATTTGTCAttgagataaaagataatacataGTAAATATGCtacattatctttttcaaagaattGAGATCCATATTAAAATtccgatatatttttgtgaatatatatcttattacaagaatctaattcattttttagattatattatttatataatgactacattctaaattaattattaaatttattaatatatcaatctcTGTCAGACTAGCAACCAAATTACGAAAGCTACATGAGTAAGTGTGTATTTGTacagaaatattgaaacaaagaTATTGAATaacaattgattaaatatttttttgttatattcattatgttaaaccaatattaatgttataaacaCTCCATAATGGAAAATGTAGAAACATGTTTCAAAGCAAGGGAGTCACTCCCTTAAATTCTTTATGTAATGTTATTTCACATACTGATCATAACTTTCTAGATTTTTCTTACTGATATAACAAATAgataaagtatatatgtacttatatTCATGATTCCCACTATATAACTTTGGCATTTATTCAAATagtaattttctttgtatcaTGAAGCTGCAATGCATATATTATGAAGgcaattctttatattttgtgacTGTATAAATTGATGAATGTATgtgttcattaattttatacaaattttttgttttgacaTATCCGCAACTTATAAGCTAACTCAAGATGAATTCAtgaatatttgcttttatatatttaaaattttaatctgttGAGAttgttatcgaaaaattattgtaaataattgtatcaCGAGAAATATGATAAACTGTTATATTTCACGCGATTACAGTAATGACTGTTGACATTATGAAGCAATATCTACTTGTCTTGAAAATTCGGTTCACGTATAATTACGCTATACAAATCCTCCTGCAATATACGTACTCATGGATTGAGTCAATTATTTGTTGCAATAAATGGACAATATTCACGCGTTTATTACctctgtaaaatgtaaaatctcaTGAAtagaagcaataaaaaaagaaggcgACGATCCATCTTAAAGTTACAACAGCATGCGCGGAGAGACCTACGTCGTTTTGTACTCTTTAATCTGCTTGtacacaattttattgtaagtATAACAGactaaagttatatattgttGAACAAAACTAGCATGAGTGCaggaaaaaaaggatttatatacgttattttttatattatgaaaaatgtatggatatatatttctggaaTACACAAACATATATCGTATGTTTTATACTTCTGGACGGATAGATCGCGTTCCTGAGGTCAGAGCGCGCAATTGCGAGTTTACTTCTCGGAGAAAACAATAAGCAATTAGCGCGGGGATCATTAAAAGTCCGAGGTGAGTTGTGTGCGAATGTGATTGTAAAGCGGTCAAACAGTCAAACTCACAAATGTATCGAAGTTGGCTTGCAAATgtcgcaatttttattcttttaattcttatcaaacgttaaaaatatacatacatattagtcgatattttttctttgaagtggagattttgaaatattacttCTGATATAattagggaaaaaaaatttctctaatgataaatttatgaaaagataagctaaaataatttttataattaattttgtaattaatttttacacatcTTAGCATGTAATAGCTAaatgacaatattattaaataagtatatgtttacatatgctttaatacatttttcaaggCATtaccttttaataaatattcatacttTCTTTGTggtatcaattttaattaattgtttaaatcaaataatatcaagTGTGGTAAGcgaattttcttctctctaaTGACTAGGCATACGAGAAATTAGTTTGGAATTGAATAGCGTTTATGTACCGAAGGATTACGATCGCTGGAAGTGATTTGAATGCTTTACTATGCGCAGGCATTGTGCGATCTggtttataaaacaaatatacgtGCACGTAGAGATGCATAATTtccgaaaattaaatttttcgcgatatgtataaaaaaatatctatctacAGAAGTGACAGTTCTCTTGAAAGtaaagtatgtaaaatatctgggtaaaaaaatatctcggtTAAACCGTATATACACAACACGTGTGCTAGTAATAATCAATTggatgaatgaatgaatgaatgatcgatcgatcgtagGAACGGACGAATGAATGGACAAGCTTGTCCTTGACAGCCGAGTATCTGTAACCTGGCACTCTCGAAACAGTCGCTCAGCCgcttgcttatatatatatatatatatatatatatatatatatatatatatatatatatatacatacatatatgtttcagCTTTGTCGACCCTGTAAATAATCTTCCCTCTCCCATTATGTACTTACAGGTCCTCATTATATCTAGAGTGTTTCtccgattttaatttatcattcaaaTAGGCTTAAAGGCAAAATCTATAAAGAACCGAAAGAAGAATTACGtaattcttctctttctcttaaaatcatttatttatgtttgtatAAAGCGGATAAaagttatacaaattaaatcatataatgatCATACAAATTACATGACAATGTGAATATTTTCAGAcatcgtaaattaatattaagtcgCATTGTACATTCACATTTTGTGCAAActcttaatatattcttaaattaattatttctgcaCATACGTTaagaaatttgcatataacA
It includes:
- the LOC126853856 gene encoding transforming acidic coiled-coil-containing protein 3 isoform X4, coding for MGNPLSKSGNDVSKTAEHEVKVRFAREFADVISVAENICSAPESLSSASSFHSLSSTLSTKSSSGICPDSTLESSDDIADTSYANPNIPGLEDLIAAYADIHLESERDATQDLSQDQTFASATDETPFHASDCSLNEDLPNNAGDETQVIETDTVLHETTYVSLNQPNTFELSKSTLPIQDSQFVASYPVNKHASQIEELIDKHILSQDSDNIVNNSATCGIASNIVKDSSPTNNADDNLNVTTTYISYDDLIPNVSKFDEEQIVENNSNFETLENPKLCLVKVSVPSSLAQYTEGPSSSSIPNISLSLEDIDNKSNGNNVHDLSEFKEETSLTVLSPSNDTHKKSCVLSQISINSPVVQPENKVTKEQDLLRLDNCVVSDNQEDNTQQLNKTSIIEPKILEVKENLQTNVDREDLEIINNVVLNKTQSFSPEKEINNQTHVIEKQCNLLETIIIEKEENIVNSTVSTNAAKEKETIEEDLDRTLTLQEVDNINFPSDEEQYQEFQPQRQSTTLFLSNNQPDFEEFRSTVEKVTNELLNPSQELVEETDQFISATDEIFQDPSTFDFLLAQSNSKHTDRLRTESLYVKFDPLISNTSMLPQGNAPPINEEQNGKSESPLPDIGTPKRNPAIAAIDRLLFFSPLPSGTVQKLEEAQEKNEQPIEEPKSDAPLIADHIDMSKELEVVRTTVLQLEEELEKQKKEHEAELERQKTAFQEKINKMQAQMAQEIKTKTQMTVVVEEYEKSISRLLTERERDRTNFEQEKAKLLEELQAANHHLTNTEAAFNDVHQKYERLKGVVSVYKNNETVLKESIQENVDTIKTLETRYDQLKEHAMNQLEKANLELDGIRKQNEAETVKLHAMIRKAELKSNSLAELVEQKTKENKELAKILDEVIARVGHGNSE